A single Danio aesculapii chromosome 19, fDanAes4.1, whole genome shotgun sequence DNA region contains:
- the tpd52 gene encoding tumor protein D52 isoform X4, whose translation MEENDQGAQRPDFIPEVGEEAVDAAPCSPCTVLTEQEQAELHSELQKVEDEIQTLSQVLAAKEKQVAEIKRKLGITPLNELKQNLSKGWHDVTTSTAYKKTSETLSQVGQKATTAFSSVGTAITRKLEDVR comes from the exons GGGCCCAAAGGCCAGACTTCATCCCAGAAGTTGGCGAAGAAGCAGTGGATGCAGCACCATGTTCACCCTGCACTGTCCTAACTGAGCAGGAGCAGGCAGAGCTCCACAGTGAACTACAAAAG GTGGAAGATGAAATCCAGACTCTTTCCCAGGTGCTGGCGGCCAAGGAGAAGCAGGTGGCGGAGATCAAGCGGAAGCTGGGCATCACTCCACTCAACGAGCTCAAACAAAACCTGAGCAAGGGCTGGCATGATGTCACCACCTCCACTGC GTATAAGAAGACCTCAGAGACCTTGTCCCAAGTGGGTCAAAAGGCGACGACAGCATTTTCCAGCGTAGGCACAGCCATCACCAGAAAGCTGGAGGATGTGAGGTGA